A single genomic interval of Candidatus Eisenbacteria bacterium harbors:
- a CDS encoding bifunctional oligoribonuclease/PAP phosphatase NrnA, which produces MSLVDVVHLLNDSDSFVVTSHVDLDGDALGSELGLALVLKRMGKHVRIVNQDRSPLSYRFLPGAHLLEDLSGKLEDLDAALVLDCTCMERTGGVAASILKSRVPIVNIDHHSGNVHFGSTNFVRPDACAAALLILQIIDELGQSVGPEVATCLYAAILAETGSFRLSNTSAEALSVSARLAGEGANPSAIAAQVYDRRSPATLRLIGSALSSLEIAMDGAVSIISIERSKLDESKIASDELEGIVNFAMAVEGVKAAVSLRELPGGIVKVSLRSSGAVDVDLVARQFGGGGHSNAAGAKVNGTLAGVKGIVLEKIADVLAGR; this is translated from the coding sequence TTGAGCCTCGTTGACGTTGTACATCTCTTGAATGACTCGGATTCGTTTGTAGTGACGTCTCACGTGGACCTTGACGGTGACGCCCTGGGCTCCGAGCTTGGTCTTGCCCTGGTTCTCAAGCGCATGGGCAAGCACGTGCGGATAGTAAATCAGGACCGTTCTCCTCTGTCATACAGATTTCTTCCCGGCGCTCATCTCCTGGAAGACCTCTCGGGCAAGCTGGAGGACCTCGATGCAGCCCTAGTGCTTGACTGCACCTGCATGGAGAGAACCGGTGGTGTGGCGGCATCGATATTGAAAAGCCGCGTCCCCATCGTGAACATTGACCATCACAGTGGCAATGTGCATTTCGGCAGCACGAACTTCGTACGTCCCGATGCCTGTGCCGCAGCGCTTCTGATACTTCAGATCATAGACGAACTCGGTCAAAGCGTGGGCCCAGAGGTGGCGACCTGTCTTTACGCGGCGATACTTGCCGAGACCGGTTCGTTTCGCCTTTCCAATACCTCTGCCGAGGCTCTCTCGGTCTCAGCCAGACTTGCCGGAGAAGGTGCCAATCCGTCGGCCATCGCGGCCCAGGTTTACGATCGTAGATCACCAGCCACTTTGAGACTCATTGGCAGCGCACTCAGCTCGCTAGAAATAGCAATGGACGGAGCCGTTTCCATCATTTCTATCGAGAGGAGCAAGCTCGATGAAAGCAAGATCGCGAGTGACGAACTCGAGGGAATCGTCAACTTCGCCATGGCCGTCGAAGGCGTCAAGGCCGCCGTCTCTCTGAGAGAACTTCCCGGTGGAATAGTGAAAGTAAGCCTCCGTTCCAGCGGAGCCGTCGACGTTGACCTCGTGGCCCGCCAGTTTGGTGGAGGAGGGCATTCAAATGCGGCCGGGGCCAAGGTGAACGGAACTCTCGCTGGCGTGAAGGGAATCGTCCTTGAGAAGATCGCAGACGTCCTTGCTGGAAGATAG
- a CDS encoding DUF503 domain-containing protein: MVVGIVLIELHIPGSTSLKAKRSVLNRIKERLKSRFNASVAEVDYQDLWQRAAIGVAVVGIEKGVVENTLSHIVRVTESETRVDVTQVQMDFY; the protein is encoded by the coding sequence TTGGTTGTAGGGATTGTCTTGATTGAGCTACACATTCCGGGCAGCACTTCGCTCAAGGCGAAGCGCTCGGTTTTGAATCGAATCAAGGAACGATTGAAAAGTAGATTCAACGCCTCCGTTGCCGAAGTGGACTACCAGGATCTGTGGCAAAGAGCGGCCATCGGAGTTGCGGTAGTCGGAATAGAAAAGGGGGTCGTTGAAAACACGCTGTCCCACATTGTCCGCGTGACGGAAAGCGAAACCAGAGTCGACGTTACTCAGGTCCAGATGGATTTTTACTGA
- the infB gene encoding translation initiation factor IF-2 has protein sequence MGKPRVYEVAKELNISSVALLEVIRSFGIEVKSHMSTVDDDVVEKVRKKFEKEKAAVKEEYARKMEKRAARLETEAKERATKVVAKPPEKKLRARVPRKKKRVVDEKAVRESVKRTLAGMDVSRVRRRRHKEDGEALVVEEPKLIKVSEYLTVAELATRMGCKPSEVVAACLQLGLMVNVNKRLDRDSIITVAVEFGYAVEFVSEYGSELIEEAPPEEKALVKRAPVVTIMGHVDHGKTSLLDYIRKSNIIGGEFGGITQHIGAYEVELEGGRVVFLDTPGHEAFTAMRARGAQVTDIVVIVVAADDMVMPQTIEAIDHAKAAGVPIVIAINKMDLPGTKAEIVRQSLSKANVLVEEWGGKTVCVEISAKTGKGVGKLLEMILLQAEVLELKADPTRRARGVVIESQIEQGRGIVATVLVQDGTLRIVDPFVSGLYQGKVRAMCNERGERVKKAGPSTPVEVLGWTGSPQAGDSFVVTRDDREAREIAIKRQQLHREHEYRLRKPMTLTDLYEQIKRGAHDLRLVVKGDVGGSVEALCDALSGISSEEVRLDIIHRGVANVNESDVLLAAASDAVIIGFGVEAEPRAMEIAQKERVDVRRYKVIYEAVDDIKKAMSGLLKPERKETIIGTAEVREVFRLSRSGVIAGCSVSSGVVKRNAKVRLLREGKVLFEGAIRSLKRFKEDVKEVSAGFECGIGLEGFDKIETHDILQSYTVEEIARSI, from the coding sequence TTGGGCAAACCACGTGTATATGAGGTAGCCAAAGAACTGAATATCTCGAGCGTGGCACTTCTTGAAGTGATACGGAGCTTCGGGATTGAAGTCAAGAGCCACATGAGCACCGTCGACGACGATGTTGTCGAGAAGGTCAGGAAGAAATTCGAGAAAGAAAAGGCCGCGGTCAAGGAAGAATATGCTCGCAAAATGGAGAAGCGGGCTGCGAGACTCGAGACCGAAGCGAAGGAACGGGCCACGAAGGTCGTAGCTAAGCCTCCCGAGAAGAAACTGCGGGCTCGTGTGCCTCGGAAGAAGAAGAGAGTCGTAGACGAGAAGGCCGTGCGGGAGAGCGTAAAGCGTACCCTGGCTGGAATGGATGTCTCGCGAGTAAGGAGGCGAAGGCATAAGGAAGACGGCGAGGCCCTCGTTGTTGAAGAACCGAAACTCATAAAGGTGAGCGAGTATCTCACGGTCGCGGAGCTTGCCACCCGGATGGGGTGCAAGCCTAGTGAGGTGGTGGCGGCGTGCCTTCAGTTGGGCCTCATGGTGAACGTCAACAAGAGACTTGACCGGGACAGCATAATCACGGTCGCGGTCGAGTTTGGATATGCGGTCGAGTTTGTTTCCGAGTACGGATCCGAACTCATCGAAGAAGCCCCACCGGAGGAAAAGGCGCTCGTCAAGAGGGCCCCGGTTGTCACTATCATGGGCCACGTGGACCACGGCAAGACGTCTCTGCTGGACTACATTCGAAAAAGTAACATTATCGGCGGAGAATTCGGCGGAATCACGCAGCACATCGGTGCGTATGAAGTCGAACTCGAGGGCGGAAGGGTCGTTTTCCTCGACACCCCCGGCCACGAGGCTTTCACCGCGATGCGCGCAAGGGGCGCTCAGGTCACCGATATCGTGGTCATAGTCGTCGCTGCCGACGATATGGTCATGCCTCAGACAATCGAGGCAATCGACCACGCAAAGGCCGCAGGTGTTCCGATAGTCATCGCCATAAACAAGATGGATCTTCCCGGCACCAAAGCAGAGATCGTGAGGCAGAGCCTTTCGAAGGCCAACGTTCTGGTTGAAGAATGGGGTGGCAAGACCGTCTGTGTTGAGATTTCGGCAAAGACCGGCAAGGGTGTCGGCAAGCTTCTGGAAATGATCCTGCTTCAGGCAGAGGTTCTTGAATTGAAGGCCGATCCCACAAGGAGAGCCAGGGGAGTCGTGATAGAGTCACAGATCGAACAAGGAAGAGGGATCGTGGCGACCGTTCTGGTTCAGGACGGCACGCTTCGAATAGTCGATCCTTTCGTGTCTGGTTTGTACCAGGGCAAGGTGCGGGCGATGTGCAACGAGCGGGGCGAGAGAGTGAAGAAGGCGGGGCCCTCGACCCCTGTAGAGGTGCTCGGCTGGACTGGATCTCCTCAGGCAGGTGACAGTTTCGTCGTGACCAGAGACGACCGGGAAGCCAGAGAAATCGCCATCAAGAGACAGCAGCTTCACAGAGAGCACGAATACCGGCTTCGCAAGCCCATGACGCTCACCGATCTCTACGAGCAGATCAAGCGCGGTGCACACGACCTCAGACTCGTCGTCAAGGGTGACGTCGGAGGTTCCGTCGAGGCCCTCTGCGACGCTCTATCGGGCATCTCTTCGGAAGAAGTGCGACTCGACATAATTCACAGGGGAGTTGCCAACGTGAACGAATCGGACGTGCTACTCGCCGCGGCCTCGGACGCAGTCATAATCGGATTCGGCGTGGAGGCTGAGCCGAGGGCAATGGAGATTGCCCAGAAGGAAAGAGTGGACGTGCGACGTTACAAGGTCATATACGAGGCCGTCGACGACATAAAGAAAGCGATGTCGGGGCTGCTCAAGCCGGAGAGAAAAGAGACCATAATCGGCACTGCCGAGGTACGAGAAGTGTTTCGACTTTCCAGGTCCGGTGTAATCGCCGGGTGCTCCGTAAGCTCCGGTGTCGTGAAGCGAAACGCCAAAGTGCGCCTCCTGCGTGAGGGCAAGGTCCTCTTTGAAGGCGCCATTCGTTCTCTCAAGCGCTTCAAGGAAGACGTGAAGGAAGTGAGTGCGGGCTTCGAGTGCGGGATAGGCCTTGAGGGATTCGACAAAATAGAGACACACGACATTCTTCAATCCTACACCGTGGAGGAAATCGCGAGGAGCATTTGA
- the rbfA gene encoding 30S ribosome-binding factor RbfA: MSFQRTQRVGDLLRQEISEIIRLRMKDPRLGFVTITFVEVSQDLRHAKVHVTSPGSQEELAHSVELLVGAAGFIRNELFKRVSLRSIPELAFRADSSIEHSVRISQILKELEDETRRRES, from the coding sequence ATGAGCTTCCAGAGAACACAGCGGGTCGGCGACTTGCTCAGACAGGAAATCAGCGAGATAATTCGGCTCAGAATGAAGGATCCCAGGCTTGGCTTCGTAACGATTACGTTCGTAGAAGTGAGCCAGGATCTCAGACATGCGAAAGTACACGTAACAAGTCCCGGTTCACAGGAGGAGCTCGCTCATAGCGTGGAACTCCTCGTTGGGGCCGCTGGTTTCATCCGCAATGAGCTCTTCAAGCGAGTCTCCCTCAGGTCAATACCTGAGCTTGCTTTCAGGGCCGACAGTTCCATCGAACACAGCGTGAGAATAAGCCAGATACTGAAAGAGTTGGAAGACGAGACGCGAAGGAGAGAGTCTTGA
- the nusA gene encoding transcription termination factor NusA, whose translation MNYELTEALAQLVREKSLDKQLVAETLEAGLLSAARKKLGPTADVEAKVDMDAGKIGMCVKKKVTIRVHDPAAEISLADAHKVKKDIKCGETLSVQLSIEEFGRNAIQAVKQVLVQRVREAERERIYKEFQGRIGELVRGTVQQVDRTCIIVKLDRTEGVLLTKETMPRDRFRHGDYVRTCVIGVDKSSKGPQVMLSRTHPDFLKGLFASEVPEVADKIVEIKNVAREAGNRTKICVVSNDEKVDAVGACVGVKGSRVQAVVRELSGERIDIVSWSADPMVFVTRALSPAKVLEARMFEREKKAEVVVNDDQLSLAIGKGGQNARLAAKLTGWKIDLMSLSQKEKLLAEEKALRVDVETIDGIGPKLADKLIKAGIETAQDIEKHGVKGLVEVEGVGQKTADKLAILASQAIADAKEKLMSKRAAAAREEKAAEKPEPAGEAAEKTGVAAESENELVQSVETEVHVDGDALRVSTEEPASGKDAEVEPVAEAEEDEDDDEEGEDEEDKKGDGGDD comes from the coding sequence ATGAACTACGAACTCACTGAGGCGCTTGCCCAGCTTGTCAGGGAGAAAAGCCTGGACAAACAGCTGGTGGCGGAAACGCTGGAGGCAGGACTGCTGTCTGCGGCCAGGAAGAAACTAGGTCCCACGGCCGACGTCGAGGCAAAAGTCGACATGGACGCAGGCAAGATCGGGATGTGCGTGAAGAAGAAAGTGACCATCCGAGTGCACGATCCTGCTGCGGAGATAAGTCTGGCGGACGCCCACAAGGTGAAGAAAGACATTAAGTGCGGAGAGACGTTGTCCGTCCAGTTGAGCATCGAAGAGTTCGGCCGCAATGCAATACAGGCCGTCAAGCAAGTACTGGTCCAGCGTGTGAGGGAGGCGGAGAGGGAACGCATCTACAAGGAGTTTCAGGGAAGAATCGGCGAGCTCGTCAGGGGTACCGTTCAGCAGGTGGATCGCACGTGTATAATTGTGAAGCTTGACAGGACGGAAGGAGTTCTGCTCACCAAGGAAACGATGCCTCGCGATAGATTCAGGCACGGCGATTACGTCAGAACGTGCGTTATCGGGGTTGATAAGTCAAGCAAGGGCCCGCAGGTAATGCTCTCCAGGACGCATCCGGACTTTCTGAAGGGTCTTTTTGCCAGCGAGGTGCCGGAGGTCGCGGATAAGATAGTCGAAATAAAAAACGTGGCCAGGGAAGCAGGGAATCGTACCAAGATTTGCGTTGTTTCGAACGACGAGAAAGTGGATGCAGTGGGTGCGTGCGTGGGCGTCAAGGGTTCCAGGGTGCAGGCCGTCGTGCGCGAGCTCAGCGGCGAGAGGATCGATATCGTTTCATGGAGCGCCGACCCCATGGTGTTTGTGACAAGGGCGTTGAGTCCCGCGAAGGTGCTCGAAGCGAGGATGTTCGAGCGCGAGAAGAAAGCGGAGGTCGTCGTCAATGACGATCAACTTTCTCTGGCGATAGGCAAGGGTGGTCAGAACGCGAGGCTTGCTGCCAAACTGACCGGTTGGAAGATAGACTTGATGAGCCTTTCTCAGAAGGAGAAGTTGCTCGCCGAGGAGAAGGCCTTGCGAGTTGATGTCGAGACCATTGACGGCATCGGTCCAAAGCTTGCCGACAAACTTATCAAGGCGGGAATAGAGACTGCCCAGGACATTGAAAAGCACGGCGTCAAAGGGCTCGTAGAAGTCGAGGGCGTCGGCCAGAAGACTGCCGACAAGCTTGCGATCCTGGCAAGCCAGGCAATCGCCGACGCAAAAGAGAAACTGATGAGTAAGCGAGCCGCGGCGGCCCGGGAGGAGAAGGCTGCGGAAAAGCCGGAACCAGCCGGCGAGGCGGCCGAAAAAACCGGGGTTGCGGCTGAGAGTGAAAACGAGCTTGTCCAGAGCGTCGAGACCGAAGTCCACGTCGACGGAGATGCTCTTCGGGTTTCGACGGAGGAGCCTGCTTCCGGCAAGGACGCCGAGGTGGAGCCGGTAGCTGAGGCCGAAGAAGATGAAGATGACGACGAAGAGGGTGAGGATGAGGAAGATAAGAAAGGCGATGGTGGCGACGACTAG